The following coding sequences lie in one Cucurbita pepo subsp. pepo cultivar mu-cu-16 chromosome LG13, ASM280686v2, whole genome shotgun sequence genomic window:
- the LOC111808636 gene encoding putative CCR4-associated factor 1 homolog 8, with translation MAKIIEGAVGGQWKREVWSYNLLEEIELMKHYLSEFPIVAMDTEFPGFLRWTPKGVSDEEFYQCLQFNVNRLSILQLGLTLIDENGKIGMTWEFNFKDFDKISNMEGVYSLDSFLKNKGFNFNKLRSCGIAPEEFSRQFNPVIRSRRIQRWITFHGLYDIAYLMKFNNIISMPTSMSMFAIIAAHLLGTVTDLKHMARYSDYLFNGNLGLKKLAKLLQINRIGTAHFAGSDSLLTASVYAKMKAIMKVEPKIHEGFLYGLPYPIQGYRRPVVIVDPSKLTDGRISTD, from the exons ATGGCAAAAATTATTGAAGGAGCTGTTGGAGGACAATGGAAGAGAGAGGTTTGGTCTTACAATTTATTGGAAGAGATAGAACTTATGAAGCACTATTTATCAGAATTTCCAATTGTGGCGATGGATACGGAGTTTCCag gATTTTTAAGATGGACTCCGAAAGGTGTTTCAGATGAAGAATTCTATCAATGCCTACAATTTAACGTCAATCGACTGAGCATCCTCCAATTAGGACTCACCCTCATTGATGAGAATGGAAAAATAGGAATGACGTGGGAGTTTAACTTTAAAGATTTCGATAAAATTAGTAATATGGAGGGTGTTTATTCCCTAGattcatttctaaaaaataagggatttaattttaataaactgAGGAGCTGTGGAATTGCTCCCGAAGAATTTAGTAGACAATTTAACCCCGTCATTCGAAGCCGTAGAATACAAAGATGGATAACATTTCATGGTTTGTATGACATCGCGTATCTAATGAAGTTTAACAACATAATCTCCATGCCTACATCCATGTCTATGTTCGCCATCATTGCTGCACATCTCCTAGGAACAGTTACCGACCTAAAACATATGGCTCGGTACTCCGACTACCTATTCAATGGCAACCTAGGCTTAAAAAAACTAGCAAAGCTGCTCCAAATTAATCGCATTGGTACTGCCCACTTCGCTGGGTCTGACAGTTTGCTTACAGCCTCGGTTTATGCCAAGATGAAGGCAATTATGAAGGTTGAACCAAAGATACACGAAGGTTTTTTATATGGATTACCATATCCAATTCAGGGTTATCGACGACCCGTTGTGATTGTAGATCCATCAAAATTAACCGACGGTCGTATCTCAACCGATTaa
- the LOC111808834 gene encoding luc7-like protein 3 produces MDAQRALLDELMGSARNLTEEERRGYKEVMWDDKEVCGFYMVRFCPHDLFVNTRSDLGPCPRIHDQKLKESFEKSPRHDAFVPKFEAELAQFCEKLVMDLDRRVRRGRERLSQEVEPAPPSPLSAEKAEQLSVLEEKIKNLLEQVEALGEAGKVDEAEALMRKVDLLNSEKTALTQQTQNDKVLMLAQEKKMALCEICGSFLVANDAAERVQSHVTGKQHVGYGMVRNFISEHKEAKEKEMAEERLAWEKEAEERRKQREEYERRKRSNSSEKDRYRDREQDRDRDRYRERNRDRERSRRGGRDEVRGMDWRSRNGRDGGRDRFRGRSRSRSPARHGHRRSSRSPVRS; encoded by the exons ATGGACGCCCAGAGAGCTCTTCTGGATGAACTCATGGGTTCAG cGCGTAATTTGAcggaggaagaaagaagaggataCAAGGAAGTTATGTGGGATGATAAAGAGGTCTGTGGGTTCTATATGGTCCGGTTCTGCCCGCATGATCTTTTCGTAAATACTCGGAGCGACCTTG GTCCTTGTCCTAGAATACATGACcagaaattgaaagaaag cTTTGAAAAGTCACCAAGGCATGATGCTTTCGTTCCCAAATTTGAGGCTGAACTTGCTCAGTTTTGCGAGAAACTG GTAATGGACTTGGATAGACGTGTTAGGCGTGGACGAGAGCGTCTTTCCCAAGAGGTCGAACCGGCACCCCCATCTCCATTGTCAGCTGAGAAGGCAGAGCAGTTATCTGTGCTggaggaaaaaataaagaacttACTGGAACAGGTGGAGGCCCTTGGTGAAGCTGGTAAAGTGGACGAAGCTGAAGCGCTGATGAGAAAG GTGGATTTACTTAATTCTGAAAAAACTGCCTTAACTCAACAAACCCAAAACGATAAGGTATTGATGCTTGctcaagagaaaaaaatggcCCTCTGTGAGATATGCGGTTCTTTTCTTGTAGCAAATGATGCTGCAGAGAGAGTTCAGTCTCATGTCACTGGTAAGCAACACGTTGGTTATGGTATGGTCAGAAATTTCATCTCTGAGCACAAG GAAGcgaaggagaaagaaatggCAGAAGAAAGATTAGCTTGGGAGAAAGAGGCAGAAGAACGGAGGAAGCAGAGAGAGGAGtatgagagaagaaagagaagtaaCTCTAGTGAGAAGGACCGATATCGTGACAGAGAGCAAGACAGGGATCGAGATAGGTATCGTGAACGAAACCGAGATCGTGAAAGGTCTAGAAGAGGTGGCCGTGATGAAGTAAGAGGAATGGATTGGAGGTCTAGGAATGGAAGAGATGGAGGCAGGGATAGGTTTCGTGGCCGGAGCAGGTCAAGATCCCCTGCAAGGCATGGTCACAGGAGATCATCCAGAAGTCCAGTGCGATCATAA
- the LOC111808875 gene encoding putative glycerol-3-phosphate transporter 1, with amino-acid sequence MGSLSESESDVNNRKPYGVRFLEWIRKKPLSYKAYQATVLLVTFLAYANYHASRKTTSIIKSALDPLSPDGGSKFNLWNRSRSSTRRLSTRVERTNLWSLSSGGWDPFDAAEGTSLLGELDLAFLGVYAGGMYFSGQLGDRTDLRIFLTVGMLGTGLFTSLFGVGYWANIHVFCYYLIVQMLAGLFQSTGWPSVVAVVGNWFGKSKRGLIMGIWNAHTSVGNISGSLIASALLSYGWGWSLVVPGLIIALSGLVVFLFLPVNPESVGIDKEGDGLSSLKKVGEGTTVPLLKSASEIEKAVGFMEAWRIPGVAPFAFCLFFAKLVAYTFLYWLPFYISHTVIDGKYLSSTTAGNLSTLFDMGGVIGGILAGHISDRLGARAITAASFMYCSIPALYCYRNYGHSSITMNVSLMFITGMFVNGPYALITTAVSADLGTHSSLNGNSRALATVTAIIDGTGSVGAAIGPLLTGYLSAKSWSLVFVMLMISALIAGLFLTRLVIAEVNEKIEESRSRGRITTRGPVLEV; translated from the exons ATGGGGTCATTATCAGAATCAGAAAGCGATGTAAATAACAGGAAGCCATATGGTGTAAGATTTCTAGAGTGGATTAGGAAAAAGCCTCTTTCCTATAAGGCATATCAAGCCACTGTTCTACTTGTGACATTCTTGGCATATGCTAATTACCATGCCTCTCGAAAAACTACGAGCATTATCAAGAGTGCTCTTGATCCGCTATCTCCTGATGGAGGCTCGAAGTTCAACCTATGGAATAGGAGTCGATCGAGTACGAGACGATTGAGTACACGGGTCGAGAGAACCAATCTTTGGTCGCTGTCTAGTGGTGGTTGGGATCCATTTGATGCAGCAGAAGGGACATCTTTACTAGGTGAGCTTGACTTGGCTTTCTTAGGTGTATATGCTGGGGGGATGTACTTTTCAGGCCAATTGGGAGATAGAACGGATTTGAGGATATTTTTAACTGTGGGAATGTTGGGAACTGGATTGTTTACTTCGCTGTTTGGAGTAGGATATTGGGCAAACATACATGTCTTTTGTTACTATTTGATAGTTCAAATGCTTGCTGGTCTGTTCCAATCCACCGGCTGGCCTTCGGTCGTTGCGGTGGTCGGTAACTGGTTTGGAAAGAGCAAGAGAGGACTAATAATGGGTATATGGAATGCTCACACATCTGTTGGCAACATTTCTGGCTCACTGATTGCATCAGCCTTGTTGAGCTATGGTTGGGGTTGGTCATTGGTTGTCCCTGGTCTGATCATTGCGTTATCAGGTTTGGTAGtgtttctgtttcttcctGTGAATCCCGAGTCGGTTGGAATCGATAAAGAAGGAGATGGCTTGAGCTCTCTCAAGaaagttggagagggaactaCAGTACCTCTATTGAAATCAGCATCGGAGATCGAGAAGGCGGTCGGTTTTATGGAAGCGTGGAGAATTCCTGGTGTTGCACCTTTTGCATTTTGCCTCTTCTTTGCCAAACTGGTGGCTTATACATTCCTTTACTGGCTCCCTTTCTACATTAGCCACACAG TTATCGACGGGAAATATTTGTCGAGTACCACAGCCGGGAACCTTTCGACATTGTTCGATATGGGAGGAGTAATAGGAGGAATTCTAGCTGGCCATATTTCTGATCGCTTAGGTGCTAGAGCCATAACAGCTGCTAGTTTCATGTACTGTTCCATTCCTGCTCTCTACTGCTATAGAAACTACGGTCACAGCTCCATAACCATGAATGTATCTCTCATGTTCATCACTGGCATGTTTGTCAATGGCCCATATGCTCTTATAACAACCGCCGTCTCTGCTGATTTGGGAACCCACAGTTCACTCAACGGGAATTCTCGGGCGCTTGCTACTGTGACGGCGATTATCGATGGTACTGGCTCGGTTGGGGCTGCGATTGGACCCTTGTTGACAGGATACTTATCGGCGAAAAGCTGGAGTTTGGTGTTCGTAATGCTGATGATCTCAGCTCTAATAGCAGGGCTGTTTTTGACAAGGCTTGTAATCGCTGAGGTGAACGAAAAGATCGAGGAGTCGAGATCGAGAGGAAGGATTACAACCAGGGGTCCAGTACTTGAAGTGTGA
- the LOC111808340 gene encoding LRR receptor-like serine/threonine-protein kinase FLS2, which produces MKSNWIPTFQLKYFYASSCTDCFGSEFPQWLRTQKALVTLGLSKTSISSDFPIWLRARSLTALDLSHNQIVGPIPTSIGDQMPNLKYLYLNGNLINHSLPFSLCKLKNLTGVDLSSNEFSGMVQGCLLTSNLMLLDLSSNNFSGTFPYSHGNLSGIQMLFLGDNSFEGSMPRILKNSKDMEILDLEGNKFSGNIPTWVGNNLEYLRCLMLSGNLFNGTIPSSLSNLTYLFNLDLAHNQLEGPIPQNLRNFNAMTGQAYAAFSSYREKSISQSIKSNDLYYSMKQLEVMVKIDLSQNYLIGSIPSEITKLKELIGLNLSHNNLTGTIPAEIGEIESLESLDLSFNQLSGPIPRSISRLNSLGDLKLSHNNLSGEIPREGHLSTFNEASSFDDNPYLCGDPLPKKCRTENSFEPPFRNIENQDEEENKWEKWLLYLMIILGYAVGFWGVVGALILKRNWRYAYFNFVDESKDKIHATMQRSIETLKGMCIHK; this is translated from the coding sequence ATGAAATCTAACTGGATTCCTACCTTTCagttaaagtatttttatgcAAGTTCATGTACGGATTGTTTTGGAAGTGAGTTCCCTCAATGGCTTCGAACACAAAAGGCATTGGTTACTTTGGGGTTGTCCAAGACAAGTATCTCAAGCGATTTTCCTATATGGTTGAGAGCCCGAAGTCTCACCGCTTTGGATCTTTCCCACAACCAAATTGTGGGGCCAATTCCCACAAGCATTGGAGATCAAATGCCGAATTTGAAATACTTGTATCTCAATGGTAATCTTATCAATCATTCTTTACCATTTTCACTTTGCAAGTTGAAGAATTTGACTGGAGTGGATCTTTCAAGTAATGAGTTTTCAGGAATGGTTCAAGGTTGTTTGCTGACTTCAAACTTGATGCTTTTGGATTTGTCTTCAAACAATTTTTCCGGGACATTTCCATATTCACATGGAAATCTTTCTGGTATTCAAATGTTGTTCTTGGGAGACAATAGTTTTGAGGGATCCATGCCAAGAATCTTAAAGAATTCCAAAGATATGGAAATTTTAGATCTCGAAGGAAACAAATTCTCTGGAAACATCCCCACATGGGTGGGTAATAATCTTGAATATTTGAGATGTCTGATGCTAAGTGGTAATTTGTTCAATGGTACCATTCCTTCAAGTCTCTCCAATCTCACATACTTATTCAATTTGGATCTTGCACATAACCAATTAGAAGGACCTATCCCACAAAATCTCCGCAATTTTAATGCAATGACAGGGCAAGCATATGCTGCCTTTTCCAGTTATAGAGAGAAAAGTATAAGTCagtcaatcaaatcaaatgacTTATATTACTCCATGAAGCAACTAGAAGTCATGGTGAAAATAGATCTCTCTCAAAATTACTTGATCGGTTCTATTCCAAGTGAGATAACAAAGCTTAAAGAGttgattggattgaatttgtCCCACAACAATCTCACAGGGACAATTCCTGCTGAAATAGGAGAAATCGAATCGTTGGAATCACTTGATTTATCTTTCAATCAACTTTCCGGGCCAATTCCCAGGAGCATATCAAGATTAAATTCATTAGGCGATTTGAAACTATCTCACAACAATCTCTCTGGAGAGATTCCTCGAGAGGGTCATCTTTCCACATTCAATGAGGCTTCAAGTTTTGATGACAATCCTTATCTTTGTGGCGATCCGCTTCCAAAGAAGTGTAGAACTGAGAATTCTTTTGAGCCGCCGTTCAGAAATATCGAGAATCAAGATGAAGAGGAGAATAAATGGGAGAAGTGGTTGCTTTACCTAATGATAATACTTGGCTATGCGGTCGGATTTTGGGGAGTTGTTGGAGCTTTGATATTGAAGAGGAATTGGAGATACGCTTATTTCAACTTTGTGGATGAGAGTAAAGACAAGATTCATGCAACAATGCAGCGGAGCATCGAGACGTTGAAAGGAATGTGCATTCACAAGTGA
- the LOC111808342 gene encoding receptor like protein 30-like — MKKLSFLLCVLSMMVLLQFSLSRVSAVTCIQKEREALLQFKRGFWWDPSHRLASWNGTNCCNWYGVGCNQTTGHIIKIDLRSNRLDFSSPLFNNSIHSSLLQLKHLNYLDLSGNYFNYTQIPHFLGSMVELTYLNLSNAFFNAKVLPRHLGNLTKLVVLDLSNSYDYSISGVELKQLNRDIEWISHLSSLHFFGLSGTNLSEASNLMQVLSSLPFLSSLILRGCGLQNNQFSLSSMNSSFLSRIQYLDLSVNNFDGPIPKAFHNMTSLKFLDLSDNQFTSIEGGVSSFIFRNNCILKTLDLSYNFNLGGDVFGSYENESMSCSRYDLQVLNLPGTSIQIKIPDWLGKFKNLRSLSLSRSHIYGSIPASLGNLSSLENLYLSSNALTGAIPTTFGKLLNLRKLILDGIDWRSWGRNVLYNLKIWRC, encoded by the coding sequence ATGAAGAAACTTTCATTTCTATTGTGTGTATTATCAATGATGGTGCTActccaattttctctctcccgaGTTTCAGCGGTAACCTGCATTCAAAAGGAGCGAGAGGCTCTTCTTCAATTCAAAAGAGGTTTTTGGTGGGATCCTTCTCATCGTTTGGCTTCATGGAATGGAACAAATTGCTGTAATTGGTATGGTGTGGGATGTAATCAAACTACTGGGCATATTATTAAGATTGATCTTAGAAGCAATCGGTTAGACTTCTCCTCTCCTTTATTTAACAATTCTATTCACTCTAGTTTGCTTCAGCTCAAACACTTAAATTACTTGGATTTAAGTGGGAACTATTTCAACTATACTCAAATCCCACACTTTTTAGGTTCAATGGTTGAATTAACATATCTTAATCTTTCTAATGCATTTTTTAATGCAAAAGTCCTTCCTCGTCATTTAGGAAATCTTACTAAATTGGTTGTTCTTGATTTGTCGAATTCTTACGATTATTCCATAAGCGGAGTTGAATTGAAGCAACTCAATCGCGACATTGAATGGATATCTCACCTTTCTTCCTTGCACTTCTTTGGCTTGAGTGGTACGAATCTTTCAGAGGCTTCCAATTTAATGCAAGTGCTAagctctcttccttttttgtcATCCTTAATATTGAGAGGTTGTGGCCTTCAAAACAACCAATTTTCTTTGAGTTCCATGAATTCTTCGTTTCTTTCTAGAATTCAATATCTAGATTTGTCtgttaataattttgatggtCCAATTCCTAAGGCTTTTCACAACATGACTTCCTTGAAATTCCTAGACCTTTCAGACAATCAGTTCACTTCCATTGAGGGTGGAGTTTCATCCTTCATATTTAGAAACAATTGTATCCTAAAAACACTTGATTTATCCTACAACTTTAATCTTGGTGGAGATGTGTTTGGAAGTTATGAAAATGAATCTATGAGTTGCAGTCGGTATGATCTGCAAGTGCTCAACTTACCTGGTACATCTATACAAATCAAAATTCCAGATTGGTtaggaaaattcaaaaacttgaGGTCTCTTTCCCTTTCTAGGAGTCACATTTATGGTTCAATTCCTGCTTCACTTGGCAATTTATCCAGCcttgaaaatttatatcttTCCAGCAACGCTCTAACCGGAGCAATTCCAACTACATttggaaaattattaaatttgagaaaattaattcTCGATGGAATAGATTGGAGGAGTTGGGGGAGGAATGTTTTATACAACTTGAAAATTTGGAGGTGCTAG